In Drosophila subpulchrella strain 33 F10 #4 breed RU33 chromosome X, RU_Dsub_v1.1 Primary Assembly, whole genome shotgun sequence, the DNA window GCGCGTCGGCTGGCGGACTGTTCAGGCACACCAGGGCCACCTCCCAGTCGACACAGTAGTCCACCGGCTGGACCAACAGTCCTCGCTCTCGCACATACAAAGTGCCATTGGGGAAGAGCATAACGTTGGCGCCGCGGCTGCGGAAGAGCTCAGTGGTTTGATCGCTGCGGCAGGAGGGCCTGATGTTGGGCAGGAACTTGAGGAAGCGCGGACTGGCGCCGTGGGGCTCGAAGAAGCGCTGCTGCTGCACCAGGTAGACCATGGGCAGCCACAGGGCTTCGCTGCCGGCAATGCAGGCGCCGCTCGTCTCATTGAGGTACTCCCCCGAGTGGCAGCACTTGTTGAGCTTCACTGTGGGCGGAGGCGATGGGCGGGCAGCTGGGGGAGGAGCAGAAGCTGGAGAGGATTCCTCAATGGCCCAGCACAGGGAGcccatcatcagcagcagcaggatcGCGCTCGTAAGTAGGCCAGCATTCCTGGGCAGGCTATACATCTGGCTGGTTGGACTGGCTGCTACCTCGTCAAGATCTCTAGTTTTCAGGTTCTTcgccgtcgtcgtcgtcgtcgtcttcTTCTTGCCTTGTCTTGGCCTCAATCTGCAATTTATGTGCTATGTACACATATCTCTAGATCGTTTTGGTTTTTTCGCCTTCCGTTTCGCCTCGTCGGATAACACTTTTCACTTTTCCTCTCTTTCAGGCCAGCCAGTAAACAAATGggggggaaaatggaaaatgcgagatttcACCTCCGTTTCACGTAAGTTAAGCAAACAAACAATTCGAATCGCATAAAATAAACACACACGGTTTGGTTCGAATTTTTCTATAGACGCCTCCAAAAATAAGAGTTGTCAGCGCATTATGTATGCGTATATCACAATTTCAGCATGCTCGTCGTTGTGGGAAAATACATATAATTTCGTGATAGTCCCACCGACAGTTTTTCGCCTCAGTTTTCAGTCGTAAACACTGCGCGCggtgtaaaaaaaaaataaatattattgcgCTCTGGTTTCAAGCCACCTTTCTTCGCGTTTTTTACAAGAGTACTCTCGTTGGCCAGGGGGGAGGGAACTTTATACGGGTCTGCTTAGAGTGACCGCGTGCCGTCCGAATACCTGCGGGCGCACGGTCACACCAGATGGCAGGGGTTTGGGGTATTCCCCTAACCAGGGATCGTGAcgattattatttgtaatatatggaatataatttaattccATTGTTTGATTGTCATAGAAACCAACATATTTGAAATACACCATTTGGGTTAAAAGATATTTGCATTGAAtacgtatttttaattttgtatagTACTAGTTGATAAATAGGtaacaataaattaaatgttatatTATAAAAGTGAATTCAAATGTTTTGTACTTTTGTATTACAaacatgtataaatattagtGATCTATAAAATGAATCATCAAATGGTATGTATTAAATCAAGGGTATTTTTAGACTTTTTTGATACACAAATAAGTTGTTTtcaatttgtatatttaaaatttgtaaataaaatttattaggttttattttttattacataGTTCCCAACAGATTTTAGTGCATGtacattttatgtttttttaatgcGGTTCCATCACCTGCCTAAAGAAGCCTTAAATTGCATTTCCAATCTGTTACATTTTCAAGCTTAGCAAAATCACCATTCTAAACTAAATCTGTCAAACAAACcccataatttttatttaacaaatggtatttaaataatgttttatatttgactagtttattttgtaattttattgtccaattaacaaaaataaatatatatgtcagtgcgtgccaaaaaaaaagtgttgGAAAACGGGGAATTGTGAAAAACTCATGTCCCGCCTTAAAAGTATAACCAGATTGATGCGATAGTATCGGCACAAGCCACACCACCGCTAGAAAGATAGTGTCATCTCTACTCTGCGGCCGCATTTTTACTTGGTTTTCGCGTTTTTAGCAAATTACAAATTAACACAAAATGTCGAAGGCCCATCCTCCAGAGCTGAAAAAGTAAGTGCAGTAAGGGGCTTATAGATTGGCTTCTTATGCATATAACCGAATTATATTTGCAGGTACATGGACAAGCGCATGATGCTGAAACTGAACGGTGGACGCGCCGTCACCGGCATTTTGCGGGGCTTCGATCCCTTCATGAATGTGGTCCTGGACGACACGGTGGAGGAGTGCAAGGACAACACGAAGAACAACATCGGAATGGTGGTAAGACGGTAGTCCTTGAGCTCCTCATTACTTTTAATTAACTTTCCCGCTTTACCAGGTAATCCGCGGCAACAGCATCGTCATGGTGGAGGCTCTGGACAGGGTCTAGCACCCGCCTCGGATCGAAATACCCTCAAGCACCCCAATCGTTAGCCGTAGTGTCTAGTCTTAAGGCTCAGAAACATTCATGCGCTTGTACACCGTCAGAAAAACACAAGAattcttaaataaattataccCTACAAAGCCAATAAACTTGTACTCGCCTCTCATATATCGCCAGCTGTATCCCAAGACAAAGTTGGGTACTTTCGTcgggtataataatatcaCATGTTACCTGAAGCTTACAAGGACAGAAAAACATCTCCAACTTTATATCACATGAATTTCGAGACAATTATAACCTCACACAGTCATACTAAAAATATTAGCAATCGAAAGGGTGCTgtcatataaaatatattttataaaatatgatTTAAGTTGAAATATGGTTTTTGGACCCTTTGAATTAACTGAAATTGCATTGTTAGTTTTCAAAACATGATAATATCGTATTATATGATACAATCAAATATAAAGATGTAACCTTTTAATAcgtttttgaaatatttaaaatggaaGCTAGTTTGGCAAGCAAGCTTTGTATTCAAATCATATTTCCTTATACTTTTCCGATCTTTCCTATGGCAGTGAATTTATATTGTCcgatattttaaattgtattttcttattcaacaattaaaaaaaaaacaataatttgATTCCTTATAATTTCGTATTCATTTTGCCATCGTTCCTATAGGAGCTAAATGAAACGGTCCTctgattttcatttaattaaattcgtaattctgaaattttaaaaatattgtggTATAACATATCTATAAGATTTCAGAACTACGaattaaattatatgaaaATCTGTTTCATTTAGCTACTATAGAGTAGAAGAGAATACCACGAAATATAATAGATATCCAATCAAGCCCGTCCGACTTAAATGTGTACTACCTGGAATGGAGCAAGCAACTTTTGGAAGTTTCTATTCAAACAGCATATAACTGAGTCTAGTTTGCGTAAAGACAGGACTGACATGGCAATATCATATGGGTTTTTGGAGCTGTTTAAggatatatactttatgggatcggaacCCCCTCCTTCCCTTCttaacataataataatacccAATGCAAGTGTACAAACATGGGGTTTTAAGGCAATACTTAGCTTctttatattgtttttttttttaacaacttTTGGGCATCGTAGTTTTTGAAGGAATCATAAGTGATGCTTAGATGGTACTAACAAATCCAGATCTGACATGGTTAGCTAAAAAGTAGATCTTAAAAACATCTCCTTTTCTTAGTTAACTGGAAAACGAGGACATATTTTacgaaatataaaaatgtttgggGGCGTACTAAGATtttttagtaaaaaaaaactaactaTTGAGTAGGTTATATAAATTCGGCATCTATAGCACTCTTTTTCCAGATGAGTATAAGAATAAAGAAAGCTAGCTTAAGACAtaactttataaaaattataatatcgaATATTAAAGTTTAACAGGCCCTATGGAAAGTTGTTGGAATTGACTTCAATTGGAAAAAGA includes these proteins:
- the LOC119556891 gene encoding probable small nuclear ribonucleoprotein G, whose translation is MSKAHPPELKKYMDKRMMLKLNGGRAVTGILRGFDPFMNVVLDDTVEECKDNTKNNIGMVVIRGNSIVMVEALDRV